Proteins encoded within one genomic window of Alkalidesulfovibrio alkalitolerans DSM 16529:
- the rpmG gene encoding 50S ribosomal protein L33 has protein sequence MRVIIQLQCTECKRRNYSTMKNKKNTTGRIELKKYCPWDKKHTVHKESK, from the coding sequence ATGCGAGTCATCATTCAGCTCCAGTGCACCGAGTGCAAGCGTCGTAACTATTCGACGATGAAGAATAAGAAGAATACCACGGGGCGTATCGAGCTGAAGAAGTACTGCCCCTGGGACAAGAAGCACACGGTGCACAAGGAATCCAAGTAG